In a single window of the Solea senegalensis isolate Sse05_10M linkage group LG1, IFAPA_SoseM_1, whole genome shotgun sequence genome:
- the LOC122775831 gene encoding oxygen-regulated protein 1 — MSNTPIQDPAAQGLSSVPGSGWTLPSRPLQPISDSSTSKRVCFYKSGDYKFSGHRMVISARTFKSFDALLDALSKKVPLPFGVRTITTPRGTHLVKGLDDLQDGGAYVCSDQRRVKPLNLNEVNRQQIRWNTTRPLSARRQRRLPLSQSGRRNVLVTSANRSTKVNRRVAVRTPKRFMVIKNKDPTVKCTIVLHRRTAPTFDALLDYLSEILQFPVLKLFSTDGRRVDGLAALILCSGVVVAAGSEPFRLGNYGFHRTSQMAQVMHTETMETSMLQPRASNENNKSFSSRKGIRNFSLSSEQYIVNQINKSQNGGMNSPLHRCNGSFETEVNQHHTSVETCLTGRVENEHHNCILPHEDDIEKSFRVNQDGSMTVEMKVHLTIKEEEMLHWTTTLSRASLSKRTVHASVSESGNSSPASNSAVAKTSSRISDDVTKEENHPAGSGKGVCFNGEQVYGDNTSKALRKVKSSIKRAPTPGPRRVRKASVGSVKKTESGVKERSLGHYSYMERTADGETTEGYCVVRHSSSSSSSRSNRPIPNPRKMAPAGATNKGFHSSVRSSGAAEVLQIENNGMEVTETVMCIYESQGCYENYFANQECSTDDVPLHGPITAPDSEPSSETRPHSSSNDIDFSRQPSTADSLQRLKGEMLSLSSEPIYSTREITNNLCTMNDNETPTATNSQMEGTVQKAKTPQSGKNKKVTKHARNDRHATSKNSKRPSTDKLNNNVSVGKKSLSSSESAKSGQQSKGEKKIEKSQSKKSIKDEKTPKKDSALLGKAEKVKSTLSKRQSTDKYNGHNVNTPTGRPQMKKNISDILQPRRSFGLTGNKTVSKPKSVTLSPKKPSEFNESVSMPSLNPTPSEIHQYVENWLENVSQDHVPYTEAVPGESVPQSKVVFQVGGDSESDEKNESQIGLAEHYPLSGVTVQKSVPLQREGPETSNHEKPNSLPDFSTQVASVFGSSFKAFMSFLSVMILRDNLKESVLEDGNQSRSSSEATLMTQSLLKISAIEDKEQQNSCLIELQSRASSHFTKCWKDFQILRERLEVSESKFALDIVSDEGAIFEDQHRSIDELMEELNMPKDLRAEMYSTIQEAKSFYLVQESTLVETERNQTDSVLSADGAKSAEPGDASVENITEDIQETGPGEKDLKVSQTKKHVTLDVTQHESEADEDEDQMEEVKEQGEGEQAGEDGNKETNEGEELENIEREREEEEGTVEANDEAQNDSEAEKGSDEECVGKMKGGTEEEMTDEEGEELEEGEKGVVEETDERESAKETQEGEEGTNGGGGKTDEDGIWEEGTNDETEDETDKLVDKTYKKVIEEQEIEKNEEKEEEVVEVNQMTDEEEELENNDNVEEKEEVDAITEDEEEAEKEELEHSFGEEDDEEEDMDVVTEQGNEERDQMEQDSEENDEEEEEAGDAEVENTRVVKDEEEEENTKGLKEIEHCSEEQFEAKEVEKLETEEDMKVVQKLAEEEREDDDENQTEKQQSFFESKDKRNLPGDEDNFDDDDEDCKNLLEEASYLQQNSSDHENAHTEHNSESPAQISSEGQCEHAKHSGTDNEFETDDEERNLSLVHPVEISQELLDFVNLALQTSSLIFTYDAWGNIRLEPDNARVVPTQKLIIPISRNDCLYGSKCLPSPSTSDLSDYRPETSESGGYKTQDSVDIVTDSGEEASTRQFSVNRDENCRETNGERATSKLSLGSDAECLQSSMLKSAQCLSSSDSGTKASKEDLSYFSGETSVKADIEDVPEATQCCSFTSEKDTTDGVLIDRGRWLLKENHLMRRSPPFSQGMYDDVDSTSMDTGQDSPSHCETKQNPTVAISSSELEEMSKPQTPKCNYFNMPHGSDSDPFLDDSSVHSGKKQTLSVKGRDFRVSPTIDTTKTWPNKRGSLSSFASVEFKMPDGKVHPEGESSAAAQQRQTSSGGSHVLQAQDSVDTLHVRCGQYCPIL; from the exons ATGAGCAACACACCAATCCAGGACCCAGCTGCACAGGGACTGTCCTCAGTCCCAGGCAGTGGGTGGACATTACCCAGTCGACCCTTACAGCCAATCTCTGATTCCTCAACTTCAAAACGAGTGTGTTTCTACAAAAGTGGTGATTATAAATTCAGCGGGCATCGCATGGTCATCAGTGCCCGCACCTTCAAGTCATTTGATGCTCTGCTGGACGCTTTGTCCAAGAAAGTGCCTCTGCCATTTGGAGTAAGGACCATCACCACACCTCGAGGGACCCACCTGGTTAAAGGCCTGGATGACTTACAAGATGGAGGAGCTTATGTGTGTTCCGATCAGAGGCGAGTGAAGCCCTTAAACTTGAATGAAGTGAACCGTCAGCAGATACGGTGGAACACTACCAGACCCCTCAGTGCAAGGCGGCAAAGACGTCTTCCCCTCAGTCAGTCTGGCAGAAGGAACGTGTTGGTGACATCTGCCAACAGGTCCACAAAGGTCAACAGAAGGGTGGCAGTGCGGACACCAAAGAGGTTCATGGTCATCAAGAATAAGGATCCCACTGTTAAATGCACAATAGTGTTGCACAGAAGAACAGCACCAACGTTTGATGCTTTGCTGGATTACCTCTCTGAGATCCTGCAGTTCCCAGTCCTGAAACTTTTCTCCACTGATGGCAGAAGA GTTGACGGTCTTGCTGCACTTATCCTCTGCTCTGGTGTTGTTGTGGCAGCGGGCAGTGAGCCATTCAGATTAGGAAATTACGGTTTTCACAGAACCAGCCAGATGGCACAGGTCATGCACACAGAAACTATGGAGACGTCTATGTTGCAGCCCAGAGCTT CCAATGAGAACAACAAGTCTTTCTCAAGTAGAAAAGGCATAAGAAACTTCTCCTTATCATCAGAACAATATATTGTCAACCAGATAAACAAGTCTCAAAATGGAGGCATGAACAGCCCCCTGCATCGCTGCAACGGATCATTTGAAACAGAAGTCAATCAGCATCACACATCCGTCGAAACTTGTCTGACTGGCAGAGTAGAAAATGAGCATCATAATTGCATCTTACCTCATGAAGATGACATTGAAAAGTCCTTCCGTGTGAATCAAGATGGCAGCATGACTGTAGAAATGAAAGTGCATCTGACTATTAAAGAGGAGGAAATGCTCCACTGGACGACCACTCTCAGCCGCGCTAGCCTGAGCAAGAGGACAGTTCATGCCTCCGTTTCAGAGTCAGGAAACAGCTCCCCCGCCTCAAACAGTGCCGTTGCCAAAACCTCTTCTCGTATCAGTGACGATGTCACTAAAGAAGAGAACCATCCCGCTGGATCTGGAAAGGGCGTGTGCTTCAACGGGGAGCAAGTATATGGGGACAACACCTCAAAGGCTTTGAGAAAAGTAAAATCAAGTATCAAACGTGCTCCTACACCAGGCCCTCGCCGTGTTCGGAAGGCTTCTGTAGGGAGTGTGAAGAAGACAGAGTCAGGGGTCAAAGAGAGAAGCCTGGGACATTATTCCTACATGGAGAGGACAGCTGATGGTGAGACAACGGAAGGATACTGTGTTGttagacacagcagcagcagcagcagcagcagaagcaacCGACCAATCCCAAATCCTCGAAAAATGGCACCCGCGGGGGCCACTAACAAAGGCTTCCACTCCTCCGTCAGGTCTTCAGGAGCAGCTGAGGTCCTTCAGATAGAGAATAACGGCATGGAGGTGACAGAAACTGTGATGTGTATATATGAGAGCCAAGGCTGCTATGAAAACTATTTTGCAAATCAGGAATGTAGCACAGATGATGTGCCTTTGCACGGTCCAATCACTGCACCAGATAGTGAACCCTCCTCTGAGACAAGACCACATTCATCTAGCAATGATATAGACTTTAGCAGGCAGCCGTCCACCGCTGACTCACTACAGAGACTGAAAGGGGAGATGTTATCACTGTCATCAGAGCCAATATATTCAACACGTGAGATTACAAACAATCTGTGTACAATGAATGATAATGAGACTCCAACAGCAACTAACTCCCAAATGGAGGGGACTGTACAAAAAGCCAAAACCCCTCAAAGTGGGAAGAATAAAAAGGTGACTAAACATGCTAGGAATGACAGACATGCGACTTCCAAAAATAGCAAACGTCCATCTACTGATAAACTCAACAACAATGTTAGTGTAGGGAAAAAGAGTTTGAGTTCATCGGAAAGTGCCAAAAGTGGTCAACAGAgtaaaggagagaagaaaatagaaaagtCCCAGTCAAAGAAATCAATTAAAGATGAAAAGACACCCAAGAAAGACTCAGCCTTGCTGGGCAAGgctgaaaaagtaaaaagtaccCTGTCTAAGAGACAAAGCACAGATAAATATAATGGGCACAATGTAAATACTCCAACAGGAAGGCctcaaatgaaaaagaacatATCAGACATTTTACAACCTAGAAGGTCATTTGGTCTGACAGGCAACAAAACAGTTAGTAAACCTAAATCTGTGACGCTGTCACCTAAAAAACCTTCAGAGTTTAATGAGAGTGTTTCAATGCCTTCCCTAAATCCTACGCCCTCTGAAATTCACCAATATGTTGAGAACTGGTTGGAGAATGTCAGCCAAGACCATGTGCCATACACAGAGGCTGTCCCAGGTGAATCAGTGCCTCAGTCAAAGGTTGTGTTTCAGGTAGGAGGTGATTCTGAATCTGATGAAAAGAATGAAAGTCAAATTGGTTTAGCCGAACATTACCCTCTTTCTGGTGTTACTGTACAAAAATCAGTTCCTCTTCAACGTGAGGGGCCAGAAACGTCCAACCACGAGAAGCCCAACAGCCTTCCTGATTTCTCAACACAAGTGGCTTCAGTGTTTGGCTCGTCATTCAAAGCATTTATGTCATTCCTGTCTGTGATGATTCTGAGAGATAACCTAAAAGAGTCTGTTTTGGAAGACGGTAACCAGTCTCGAAGCAGCTCAGAGGCCACGTTAATGACGCAATCCCTGCTGAAAATTTCTGCCATTGAAGACAAGGAGCAGCAAAACTCATGTTTGATTGAATTGCAAAGCAGAGCATCTTCTCACTTTACCAAATGTTGGAAGGATTTCCAGATTTTAAGGGAAAGGCTTGAAGTTTCAGAATCCAAGTTTGCTCTGGACATTGTCTCAGACGAAGGCGCCATATTTGAGGATCAACACCGAAGCATTGATGAGCTGATGGAGGAGCTGAATATGCCGAAAGACCTCAGAGCAGAAATGTATTCTACAATTCAAGAAGCGAAAAGCTTTTACCTGGTGCAGGAGAGCACCTTAGTAGAAACTGAAAGAAACCAGACAGACTCAGTGCTCAGTGCTGATGGAGCAAAGTCTGCAGAACCTGGCGATGCCTCTGTAGAGAACATTACAGAAGACATTCAGGAAACAGGCCCAGGTGAGAAAGATTTAAAAgtatcacaaacaaaaaaacatgtcaccCTGGATGTTACGCAACATGAGTCAGaagcagatgaagatgaagatcaGATGGAGGAGGTAAAAGAGCAGGGGGAGGGGGAGCAGGCAGGAGAGGATGGAAACAAGGAGACAAATGAAGGTGAAGAGCTGGAAAACATAGAAAGGgaaagggaggaagaggaggggacaGTGGAGGCAAATGATGAGGCGCAGAATGACAGTGAAGCAGAAAAAGGAAGTGATGAAGAATGTGTTGGGAAGATGAagggagggacagaggaggagatgacagatgaggagggggaggagttagAAGAAGGGGAGAAAGGAGTGGTTGAAGagacagatgagagagagagtgccaAAGAGAcacaggagggagaggaagggacGAATGGAGGCGGAGGAAAGACAGATGAGGATGGAATTTGGGAGGAAGGTACCAATGATGAGACCGAAGATGAAACGGATAAATTAGTTGACAAGACATATAAAAAGGTTATTGAAGAGCAGGAGATAGAAAAGAAtgaggagaaggaagaagaggTGGTGGAGGTTAATCAAATgacagacgaggaggaggagttagaAAACAATGAtaatgtggaggagaaagaggaagtggATGCAATTACAGAGGATGAggaagaagcagagaaagaggAGTTAGAACATAGCTTtggagaggaagatgatgaggaggaagacatGGATGTGGTTACTGAGCAAGGGAATGAGGAAAGGGATCAAATGGAGCAGGATAGCGAGGAaaatgatgaggaggaagaggaggctggtgACGCTGAGGTTGAAAATACAAGGGTGGTcaaagatgaggaagaagaagagaatacAAAAGGACTCAAGGAAATAGAACATTGTTCAGAGGAACAATTTGAAGCAAAGGAAGTAGAGAAGTTAGAAACTGAAGAAGATATGAAAGTAGTTCAGAAATTGGCTGAAGAGGAGCGGGAGGATGATGACGAAAaccagacagaaaaacaacaatctttCTTTGAAagtaaagacaaaagaaatctTCCTGGAGATGAAGACaattttgatgatgatgatgaagattgTAAAAACCTGCTAGAAGAGGCCTCTTATTTACAACAGAACAGTAGTGATCATGAAAATGCACATACTGAACATAACTCTGAATCACCAGCCCAGATTTCCTCTGAGGGGCAGTGTGAGCACGCTAAACATAGTGGAACAGACAATGAATTTGAAACAGATGATGAGGAGAGAAACCTCAGCCTAGTACATCCAGTAGAAATATCTCAGGAGTTACTTGACTTTGTCAACTTGGCTCTTCAGACCTCTTCACTTATATTCACATATGATGCTTGGGGCAACATCCGGCTAGAGCCAGATAATGCTCGAGTTGTTCCGACTCAAAAACTCATTATTCCAATAAGTAGAAACGACTGTTTGTACGGCTCAAAATGTCTCCCAAGCCCTAGTACCTCTGATTTATCTGATTACAGGCCAGAAACCTCAGAGAGTGGTGGATATAAAACTCAGGATTCTGTAGATATTGTCACAGACAGCGGAGAAGAGGCTTCAACGAGACAGTTTTCGGTCAACAGAGACGAGAACTGCAGAGAAACAAATGGAGAAAGAGCTACATCCAAACTATCACTTGGAAGTGATGCAGAATGCTTGCAAAGTTCCATGTTAAAAAGTGCACAGTGTTTGTCTTCCTCTGACTCAGGCACGAAAGCCTCAAAGGAGGACCTGTCTTATTTTAGCGGTGAGACCTCAGTAAAGGCAGACATTGAAGATGTCCCAGAAGCCACACAGTGTTGTTCCTTCACCTCCGAGAAGGACACAACTGATGGGGTTTTGATTGACCGAGGGAGGTGGCTGCTGAAGGAGAACCACCTCATGAGAAGATCTCCGCCATTTTCCCAGGGAATGTACGACGATGTGGACAGCACCTCCATGGACACAGGTCAGGATTCACCGAGTCATTGTGAAACCAAGCAAAACCCCACAGTTGCCATATCCTCATCAGAGCTCGAGGAGATGTCAAAGCCTCAAACTCCAAAGTGCAACTACTTCAACATGCCACATGGGAGTGACTCAGACCCCTTTTTAGACGATTCCAGTGTCCACAGTGGGAAGAAGCAAACACTCAGTGTCAAAGGAAGAGACTTCAGGGTGTCGCCTACTATTGATACCACCAAAACCTGGCCAAATAAAAGAGGTAGTCTGTCTTCATTTGCATCAGTTGAGTTTAAAATGCCTGATGGGAAAGTGCACCCTGAGGGCGAAtcctcagctgcagcacagcagagacagacatcTAGTGGAGGAAGCCATGTACTGCAAGCACAAGACTCCGTGGACACCCTGCATGTGAGATGTGGACAATACTGTCCCATTCTATGA
- the LOC122779592 gene encoding vimentin A2-like, with the protein MSYTTSRSSSYRKMFGGDKIAVRSYSGRQFSGPTVRSSSRVSFGLSSAPTVYAAKSQRLRSSGAMPRLSSDNLDFALSDAINSEFITNRTNEKAQMQSLNDRFANYIEKVRFLEQQNKILLAELEQLRGKGTTRVADLYEDEMRELRSQVDQLTNEKARVEVHRDNLADDLDRLREKLQDEMSQREEAESNMQSFRQDVDNAALARLDLERKVESLQEEINFLKKLHDEEILELQSQIQQQHVQVDMDLAKPDLTAALRDVRLQYENLASKNIQESEDWYKSKFADLTEASARNNEALRAAKQEANDYRRQVQTLTCEVDALKGTNESMDRQMREMEDTFSLETNGYHDTIGRLEEDIHNMKDEMARHLREYQDLLNVKMALDIEIATYRKLLEGEESRITTPLPNFSSLNLRDAMLDSKPHVETTTTKKVLIKTIETRDGQVINESTQNHDDME; encoded by the exons ATGTCCTACACAACATCTCGAAGCTCCTCTTATAGGAAGATGTTTGGAGGGGACAAAATCGCGGTCAGGAGCTACTCCGGCCGCCAGTTCTCCGGCCCGACAGTGCGCTCCTCCTCCCGCGTATCCTTCGGTCTCTCCTCCGCACCGACCGTTTACGCAGCGAAAAGCCAAAGGCTCCGGAGCAGCGGGGCCATGCCCCGGCTGTCCTCCGACAACCTGGACTTCGCCCTGTCCGACGCCATCAACAGCGAGTTCATCACGAACCGCACCAACGAGAAGGCGCAGATGCAGTCGCTCAACGACCGCTTCGCCAACTACATCGAGAAGGTGCGCTTCTTGGAGCAGCAGAACAAGATCCTGCTGGCGGAGCTGGAGCAGCTGCGGGGCAAAGGCACGACCCGCGTGGCGGATCTGTACGAGGACGAGATGCGGGAGCTGCGGAGCCAGGTGGACCAGCTCACCAACGAGAAGGCCCGCGTGGAAGTTCACCGGGACAACCTGGCAGACGACCTCGACCGGCTGAGAGAGAA GTTGCAGGATGAGATGTCCCAACGTGAAGAGGCCGAGTCAAACATGCAGAGCTTCAGACAG GACGTGGACAATGCTGCCCTCGCCAGACTGGACCTGGAGCGGAAAGTGGAGTCGCTCCAAGAGGAAATCAACTTCCTTAAAAAGCTGCATGATGAG GAAATCCTGGAGCTGCAGAGCCAgatccagcagcagcatgtgcagGTGGACATGGATTTAGCTAAGCCTGACTTGACGGCAGCTCTGAGGGACGTCCGTCTGCAGTATGAGAACCTGGCATCCAAAAACATCCAGGAGTCTGAGGACTGGTACAAATCCAAG TTTGCTGACCTCACCGAAGCTTCCGCCAGGAATAACGAGGCTTTGAGAGCGGCCAAGCAGGAGGCCAACGACTACAGGCGCCAAGTTCAGACACTGACTTGTGAAGTGGATGCCCTTAAAGGAACT AACGAGTCCATGGATCGTCAGATGAGAGAAATGGAGGATACATTCTCCCTGGAGACAAACGGTTACCATGACACCATTGGCCGTCTGGAGGAGGACATTCACAACATGAAGGACGAGATGGCCCGTCACCTCCGGGAGTATCAGGACCTCCTGAATGTCAAGATGGCCCTGGACATCGAGATTGCCACCTACAGGAAGCTgctggagggagaggagagcag AATCACCACTCCTCTGCCTAACTTCTCATCTCTGAACCTGAGAG ATGCAATGCTTGATTCCAAACCCCATGTTGAAACCACAACAACTAAGAAGGTTCTCATCAAGACCATCGAGACCAGGGACGGTCAG GTGATCAACGAGTCTACCCAGAACCACGATGACATGGAGTGA